In Podospora pseudopauciseta strain CBS 411.78 chromosome 3, whole genome shotgun sequence, one genomic interval encodes:
- a CDS encoding hypothetical protein (COG:S; EggNog:ENOG503NZJZ) yields the protein MMAFQAHPGGMQQHPGAPPGHPMAPGMAHNPSQPGATQAGIPHNMMGHMGVSGPGPQMNAAALMGGGMPPGAGHPGPHGMPHLNPAQAQLYQQQQMSAGIYAHNPAMQQLQQQQRLAELQLQQRQRAAMMQQAGQYNNLGQVPIGIPLGQMNQMNPAHIAAMRRMPVPLPAHLQQTQLAQHQQAQSMNHVNMAQQIALQQQHQQQLNQMQNNPNHGQMNPQAIISQQAQMAAMQQQAQQAQQAQQQAAQQVQQQAAQQQAAQQGQQPPQQPQQQQPQQQQPPQQPGQPQRQATPSQAGPNGQAPTPAPTQGPTPQPNPQQQPHAPPQTPQTTQGQPIQQVQLVAQAQHAAQAQVQAQAAQAQAAQVQAQAVHNQQQAAGLALMQQQQPQQQQKRNGMELKGQCLLKLMQFSEHLSGFLGPKGQDDLSYWEDFVKMFFSQKGVFKHTLLERTAEGPVEKPYEIQYPALPRYFHSHFDSGVKTMQLIMAKGTTDRALPNDCHFIENTKASLIYRFDQNCHVVADGILRASFDSEQKFELFEFITTDFEEFVPRSMVIQAARPAHNWVKEWHALNSPDNKQSPEMNKKNKTKQLKTPAGPPPDLELPDSYVSPGRAVPGHVYQFLEMSEIMGQMTPLFDFFHAHPGIAPYAAMEQYVSRINSGAHQGMNGQPMPQGGPRTPSFGQFPMGASPAMANIGLPGSPHVVNSPAPGQLAAPVMQHQMSQPGTSSSGPSANTSPAQGNKRRRSTVKEEDTPQSAPTPGAMGTPQMNGVGIPGKGKQPPTPRMQKRMKGNPA from the exons ATGATGGCCTTTCAGGCGCACCCCGGTGGGATGCAGCAACATCCAGGTGCTCCTCCCGGCCACCCCATGGCTCCTGGCATGGCCCACAACCCCAGTCAACCGGGCGCGACACAAGCAGGAATACCGCACAACATGATGGGACACATGGGCGTGTCGGGCCCCGGTCCCCAAATGAACGCTGCCGCTCTCATGGGGGGTGGCATGCCGCCCGGCGCCGGTCATCCTGGTCCCCACGGCATGCCGCATTTGAACCCAGCGCAAGCACAGCTataccagcaacagcaaatGTCTGCTGGCATTT ACGCCCACAACCCAGCTATGCAGCAACtacaacaacagcaaaggCTGGCCGAGCTCCAGCTgcagcaacggcaacggGCTGCCATGATGCAGCAAGCTGGTCAATACAACAACCTGGGCCAAGTTCCCATTGGCATACCGCTGGGACAGATGAATCAGATGAACCCTGCTCATATCGCAGCaatgaggaggatgccggTACCTCTCCCCGCACACCTTCAACAAACACAGCTagctcaacaccaacaggCTCAATCCATGAAC CACGTCAACATGGCCCAGCAGATCgccctccagcagcagcaccaacagcaacTTAACCAGATGCAGAACAACCCGAACCATGGGCAGATGAACCCACAGGCAATCATCTCCCAACAAGCCCAAATGGCCGccatgcagcagcaggccCAGCAGGCCCAGCAGGCCCAGCAACAGGCAGCCCAGCAGGTCCAGCAACAGGCCGCTCAACAACAGGCGGCCCAGCAAggtcaacaaccacctcagcagccacagcagcagcaaccacagcagcagcaaccaccacagcaaccaGGCCAGCCACAGCGGCAAGCTACTCCATCACAAGCCGGGCCCAACGGGCAAGCACCGACTCCGGCGCCTACCCAAGGTCCTACGCCACAACCAAatcctcagcagcaaccccaCGCCCCACCCCAAACACCGCAGACTACGCAGGGTCAACCAATTCAACAAGTCCAACTGGTGGCCCAGGCCCAACACGCTGCCCAGGCCCAGGTTCAAGCGCAAGCCGCCCAGGCTCAAGCTGCCCAGGTTCAGGCGCAAGCAGTCCACAATCAACAACAGGCCGCTGGCCTGGCCTtgatgcagcagcagcagccgcagcagcagcaaaagcgCAACGGAATGGAACTGAAAGGGCAATGTTTGCTAAAGTTGATGCAGTTCAGCGAGCATCTGAGTGGCTTCCTG GGGCCAAAGGGTCAGGATGATTTGAGCTACTGGGAAGATTTTGTCAAAATGTTCTTCTCGCAGAAGGGTGTCTTCAAGCACACCCTGCTGGAGAGGACGGCCGAGGGTCCGGTGGAAAAGCCGTATGAGATTCAGTATCCCGCTCTTCCCCGCTACTTCCACTCCCACTTCGACAGCGGGGTAAAGACGATGCAGTTGATCATGGCAAAGGGCACAACCGACCGTGCGTTACCAAACGACTGTCACTTCATTGAGAACACCAAGGCCAGCCTCATCTACCGGTTTGATCAAAACTGCCACGTGGTTGCCGACGGCATTCTGCGGGCCTCATTTGACAGTGAGCAAAAGTTCGAGTTGTTTGAGTTCATCACGACAGATTTCGAGGAATTTGTGCCCCGAAGCATGGTTATTCAAGCCGCTCGGCCGGCCCACAACTGGGTCAAGGAGTGGCATGCTCTCAACTCACCAGACAACAAGCAATCTCCGGAAATgaacaagaaaaacaagACGAAGCAACTCAAGACCCCTGCAGGCCCCCCGCCAGATCTTGAGCTTCCGGACTCGTATGTCAGTCCAGGAAGAGCAGTGCCGGGGCACGTGTATCAGTTTCTTGAG ATGTCGGAGATCATGGGTCAAATGACGCCGTTATTCGACTTCTTCCATGCCCACCCTGGGATTGCGCCCTATGCCGCCATGGAGCAGTATGTCAGCCGGATCAACTCGGGTGCCCATCAAGGGATGAATGGGCAACCAATGCCCCAGGGCGGGCCAAGGACTCCCAGTTTTGGCCAGTTCCCCATGGGTGCCAGCCCGGCCATGGCCAATATTGGACTGCCAGGATCTCCGCACGTGGTGAACAGCCCGGCGCCCGGGCAGCTTGCGGCACCCGTGATGCAGCACCAGATGAGCCAGCCAGGAACTAGCTCGAGCGGCCCCAGCGCCAACACATCACCTGCTCAAGGTAACAAGAGGAGAAGGTCGACAGTGAAGGAAGAAGATACCCCTCAGTCTGCCCCAACACCGGGCGCCATGGGCACCCCTCAGATGAACGGGGTTGGGATCCCAGGAAAGGgaaaacaacccccaacaccgAGGATGCAAAAGCGGATGAAGGGCAACCCAGCATGa